Proteins encoded in a region of the uncultured Paludibaculum sp. genome:
- a CDS encoding helix-turn-helix domain-containing protein: MKTIKSSGQPTKHQIKTQATLHALLEAAEKVFVRDGYERAQIETIAAEAGRTKGAIYAHFRSKEDIFFALTERRMRSRREALLQSLQSLPFQRQIALIREYFVTTFDDENWHILMLEFKLLAMRNQASARRMRELYDLLYEATHTFLSQAKGLTDVQKNKAMMGFAIMRGVPGAVILEKQFYPALNSPDAKEILGEVFDSLIGHSNPGRGRKRKPA, from the coding sequence ATGAAAACGATCAAATCGTCTGGACAACCAACCAAGCACCAAATCAAGACGCAAGCGACGCTCCACGCGTTGCTTGAGGCTGCGGAGAAGGTCTTTGTCCGGGATGGATATGAGCGAGCTCAGATCGAGACCATCGCGGCTGAGGCCGGCCGCACGAAAGGGGCCATCTATGCGCACTTCAGGAGCAAGGAGGACATCTTCTTTGCCCTGACGGAGAGACGAATGAGGAGCCGGCGGGAAGCTTTGCTGCAGTCCCTCCAGAGCCTGCCCTTCCAGCGCCAGATCGCACTCATTCGGGAGTACTTCGTGACTACGTTTGACGACGAGAACTGGCACATTCTGATGCTCGAGTTCAAGCTTCTCGCGATGCGCAATCAGGCCTCCGCGCGTAGGATGCGAGAACTCTACGACCTCCTGTACGAGGCCACTCATACGTTCCTATCCCAGGCCAAGGGTCTCACGGACGTCCAGAAGAACAAGGCGATGATGGGATTCGCCATCATGCGAGGCGTTCCAGGCGCTGTCATTCTGGAAAAGCAGTTCTACCCCGCCCTCAACTCACCGGATGCCAAAGAGATCCTTGGAGAAGTATTTGATTCTCTGATCGGCCATAGCAACCCCGGGCGGGGGAGGAAGAGGAAGCCGGCCTGA
- a CDS encoding PQQ-binding-like beta-propeller repeat protein produces MTLRTTILVFSGLPLLVAQTRPAAPQTLYLGKVRTFADTLLANGIDRYGSKSTPAWVSMLDIKTRRIPESKDPNWQRSYDAEDYMRNARGSNLYRDIATIHTFRELSALTGDPRYKQAADAYMTWFMKTCASPTTGLFAWGEHMFYNVVREDIEANRHELERQLPPWEELWRLNPEAVRREIEGLYTYHIHDKETFNFDRHGNFYTGKFDDPQVRGPYTKHSGLYAYSFLFLYTKTGEQKHLDWALKAGQMFWKVRNPQTNLIGGAWAPVQSGPTNLPGHLSWYLLHAYRLDRRQTVLRDVAAGLAKAYMQASWDPVARRYHRDVNVADAKPLPGYLSPWSDGQGESGMFGQAALMAYQETGDAEFLEFARRYAQAALEDPISSGIHPETYGKSLEFLLDMFEATHEPAYLKAVRRFAAKACETLFENGLIKETPDGYIYNASSGAGDLAHALLRAAKMESAAGIPASDEDRFPALSSWSFPKLVQSGQTVSISLKPGPLPKGAEVVLIADAGQEIRPSSSAQGMYRFELPAYNEGGAHHFAARCRVAGAMPWQGWSDRQTIWTSERAAFPNIVIGGQPAPGVEKLAAAAITGKQAPNALPWLFRLPAAAPRSEVSVRLTPEEIDPYLPNSLKLYRQANNAWLPVPTKVDLGARSLSAQAAPGLYAIGGEPRLNWRLPTDGALLISPVVADFQQDGKSLQIALATNDIDRSLHLLRPDGTSLWRFPAKGALGTPVLVRTSGQPAIAFASLDTLYLVNAQGKQVWSHQFESRVLPPAFTQGRLYVATAGGELLVLDAAGAVQWKHVLGAGVVTAPVVADLLGDGSRVILVGGADAKLHAIVENKGELWAADARGPRFLPPAVGDIDGDGKPEVVFAAKSVSTAHEVAALNAKGLRLWAHEAHREGEWAPVLADMQGLGYKQVIIETELLPWPKCELTILDRDGRRLRGIPIQSRVTLIPVATDLDADGKLDLVFPCNEDRRMHAVANSGTDLWSFAPKSLNYTGAKMKGGGSPAIADIDGDGRLELVVGDDETVLNCIRTETRLPPRTIVIGEFRHSGAHTGN; encoded by the coding sequence ATGACGCTTAGAACGACAATTCTTGTCTTTTCAGGGCTCCCGCTCCTGGTGGCCCAGACCCGCCCCGCGGCGCCGCAGACGCTCTACCTGGGAAAGGTGCGGACCTTCGCGGACACCCTGCTGGCGAATGGCATTGACCGCTACGGCAGCAAGTCCACACCAGCCTGGGTTTCGATGCTGGACATCAAGACCCGCCGCATCCCCGAGTCGAAGGACCCCAACTGGCAGCGCTCCTACGACGCCGAAGATTACATGCGGAATGCGCGAGGCAGCAATCTCTATCGCGACATTGCCACCATCCACACATTTCGGGAGCTTTCGGCCCTTACCGGTGATCCTCGCTATAAGCAGGCTGCCGACGCATACATGACCTGGTTCATGAAGACCTGCGCCAGCCCCACCACCGGCCTCTTCGCCTGGGGCGAGCACATGTTCTATAACGTCGTCCGGGAAGACATTGAGGCCAACCGGCATGAACTCGAGCGCCAGCTCCCGCCGTGGGAAGAGCTCTGGCGCCTGAATCCCGAGGCCGTCCGCCGCGAGATCGAGGGTCTCTACACCTACCACATCCACGACAAGGAGACCTTCAACTTCGACCGGCACGGCAACTTCTACACCGGCAAGTTCGACGACCCGCAGGTGCGCGGGCCGTACACCAAACATTCGGGGCTGTATGCCTACTCGTTCCTGTTCCTTTACACAAAAACCGGGGAGCAGAAGCACCTCGATTGGGCGCTGAAGGCCGGACAGATGTTCTGGAAGGTCCGCAATCCGCAGACGAACCTGATCGGCGGAGCCTGGGCTCCGGTGCAGAGCGGTCCCACCAATCTGCCTGGACACCTCTCGTGGTACCTGCTGCATGCTTACCGTCTGGACCGCCGGCAGACCGTGCTGCGCGACGTCGCAGCAGGACTAGCCAAGGCCTATATGCAGGCCTCCTGGGATCCAGTGGCGCGCCGCTACCATCGCGACGTGAATGTTGCCGACGCCAAGCCTCTACCCGGCTACCTCTCGCCGTGGAGCGACGGCCAGGGCGAGTCCGGCATGTTCGGCCAGGCGGCCCTCATGGCCTATCAGGAGACCGGCGACGCGGAGTTCCTGGAGTTCGCCCGCCGCTATGCGCAGGCCGCGCTCGAGGATCCGATCTCCTCCGGCATCCACCCGGAGACTTACGGCAAGAGCCTGGAGTTCCTGCTGGATATGTTTGAGGCGACGCACGAACCGGCCTACCTCAAGGCCGTCCGCCGCTTTGCCGCCAAAGCATGCGAAACACTCTTCGAGAACGGGCTCATCAAGGAGACTCCGGACGGCTACATCTACAACGCCTCCTCCGGAGCCGGCGACCTGGCCCATGCCCTGCTGCGCGCCGCGAAGATGGAATCCGCAGCAGGCATCCCGGCCTCCGATGAGGACCGCTTCCCGGCCCTGAGCTCCTGGTCCTTCCCGAAACTCGTCCAATCCGGCCAGACCGTATCCATCTCACTGAAGCCGGGCCCCCTGCCCAAAGGCGCCGAGGTTGTACTCATCGCCGATGCTGGCCAAGAGATTAGGCCGTCGTCCTCGGCCCAGGGCATGTACCGGTTCGAACTGCCGGCCTACAACGAGGGCGGCGCCCACCACTTTGCCGCGCGCTGCCGCGTTGCGGGCGCCATGCCCTGGCAGGGCTGGTCGGACCGGCAGACCATCTGGACCAGCGAGAGGGCTGCATTCCCGAACATCGTGATCGGAGGGCAGCCAGCACCGGGCGTCGAGAAACTGGCCGCTGCCGCAATCACCGGCAAGCAAGCGCCCAATGCTCTGCCCTGGCTGTTCCGCCTGCCCGCGGCCGCTCCGCGTTCCGAAGTCAGCGTGCGCCTGACGCCGGAAGAGATCGACCCGTACCTGCCCAACTCGCTAAAGCTCTACCGTCAGGCCAACAACGCCTGGTTGCCCGTACCGACGAAAGTGGACCTCGGCGCCCGTTCGCTCAGCGCCCAGGCAGCGCCCGGTCTCTACGCCATCGGAGGCGAGCCTCGCCTGAACTGGCGCCTGCCCACCGACGGGGCACTGCTGATTTCGCCGGTCGTGGCCGACTTCCAACAGGACGGCAAGAGCCTTCAGATTGCCCTGGCCACGAATGACATCGACAGGTCGCTGCACCTGCTGCGCCCGGATGGAACGTCCCTGTGGCGTTTCCCGGCCAAGGGCGCGCTAGGCACGCCCGTTCTGGTTCGGACGAGCGGCCAACCCGCCATCGCCTTTGCCTCGCTCGATACGCTCTACCTTGTCAACGCCCAGGGCAAGCAAGTGTGGAGCCATCAGTTCGAGAGCCGCGTCCTGCCGCCCGCTTTCACGCAGGGCCGCCTCTACGTCGCTACGGCCGGCGGTGAACTGCTCGTGCTCGACGCAGCGGGCGCCGTGCAATGGAAACACGTGCTCGGCGCCGGCGTAGTGACTGCCCCCGTGGTCGCGGATCTCCTGGGCGACGGCAGCCGCGTCATCCTGGTGGGCGGCGCCGATGCAAAGCTCCATGCCATCGTCGAAAACAAGGGAGAACTCTGGGCCGCGGATGCTCGCGGGCCGCGCTTCCTGCCGCCCGCCGTCGGCGATATTGATGGGGACGGAAAGCCGGAGGTGGTCTTCGCGGCGAAGTCTGTCTCCACCGCGCACGAGGTAGCCGCCCTCAACGCGAAGGGCCTTCGCCTGTGGGCCCATGAGGCTCATCGGGAGGGCGAGTGGGCTCCGGTCCTGGCTGACATGCAGGGGCTCGGCTACAAGCAGGTGATCATCGAGACCGAACTCTTGCCCTGGCCCAAGTGCGAACTGACGATTCTCGACCGCGACGGCCGCCGCCTGCGCGGCATCCCGATTCAGAGCCGGGTCACGCTCATCCCGGTAGCCACCGATCTCGACGCCGACGGCAAACTCGACCTCGTCTTCCCGTGCAATGAAGACCGCCGCATGCACGCCGTCGCCAACTCCGGGACGGATCTCTGGAGCTTCGCACCCAAGAGCCTCAACTACACGGGCGCCAAGATGAAGGGTGGCGGGTCGCCCGCTATCGCCGACATTGACGGTGACGGCCGCCTCGAGCTCGTGGTGGGCGATGACGAGACTGTGTTGAACTGCATCCGCACGGAAACCCGGCTGCCGCCGCGCACCATTGTCATCGGCGAGTTCCGGCACTCTGGCGCACATACAGGCAATTGA
- a CDS encoding GH92 family glycosyl hydrolase, with translation MKLLTLSFILAASAAAADPGLAYRSVDPFIGTGEDGHTFPGATVPFGMVQLSPDTQIRHFKQSYKWAAGYRHEDTTLLGFSHTHFSGAGHSDLGDFLVVPISGKVQLDPQTADKPGSGYGSRFSHSTETARPGYYAVTLEDSRVRAELTATTRVGVHRYTFPAGAPARILLDLRSSIYNYTGKVLWSRIRTRADGTVTGMRETRGWAPGRQLYFAMRFSKAPVKRELMNREQAVEYRGFKTPGTGPADTDAIEGRGLVGVFDFGELAAPLVVKVALSTVSEDGAIGNLTTEVPGFDFEAARSAAQAKWEAALDAVEVTAPADTLKNFYTALYHTLMAPSVAMDVDGSYRGPDNQVHKASGFTFVSTFSLWDTYRAEQPLMTLIQPDKRTNDVVRSLIASQQRSPYGILPIWQFQGIETWCMIGYHALPVIADAYMKGIRGYDADAALKAMVASATYGPFGHLADYMKLGYVPTDKDPEGASQTMEYAFDDWTLARMAKAMGRADVAATFEKRAGSWRNIFDPKVGFVRPKKVDGTFAEPFDPALAGKDSGFTEGNAWQYSWYQPQDEAGLIQLLGGDDKLVAKLDAMFDAKVDPKQYAHVEDISGLIGQYIHGNEPSHHLAYLYNYAGQPWRTQERLKQIVESQYKPSPEGLVGNDDLGQMSAWLVFTSLGFYPVAPGSNEYILGRPFVEQATLRLPNGKLFRVTAEALSDTNRYAGHVLLNGKPLPRAYLRHEEILAGGELKFVMSAQPNKTWATGPNERPFSMSTQGR, from the coding sequence TTGAAACTCCTTACTCTTTCCTTCATCCTGGCTGCCTCCGCGGCGGCGGCCGATCCTGGCCTGGCTTACCGCTCTGTTGATCCTTTCATCGGGACGGGCGAGGACGGCCATACGTTTCCTGGCGCTACCGTGCCGTTTGGCATGGTCCAGTTGAGCCCCGATACACAGATTCGCCACTTCAAGCAGAGCTATAAGTGGGCGGCCGGATACCGGCACGAAGACACTACGCTGCTGGGGTTCTCGCATACCCATTTCTCCGGGGCTGGCCACTCCGATCTCGGCGACTTCCTGGTGGTGCCGATCTCCGGCAAGGTCCAACTCGATCCGCAGACGGCCGACAAGCCGGGGTCGGGCTACGGCTCGCGGTTCAGCCACTCGACGGAGACCGCGCGGCCCGGGTACTATGCCGTCACGCTCGAAGATTCGCGGGTGCGCGCGGAGCTCACGGCCACTACGCGCGTGGGGGTGCACCGGTATACGTTTCCGGCCGGCGCCCCGGCGCGGATTCTGCTCGACCTGCGTTCGTCCATCTATAACTACACGGGCAAGGTGCTGTGGTCGCGGATTCGTACTCGCGCTGACGGCACGGTGACCGGGATGAGGGAGACGCGCGGGTGGGCCCCGGGGCGGCAGCTCTATTTCGCGATGCGGTTCTCCAAGGCTCCGGTGAAGCGCGAACTGATGAACCGGGAGCAGGCGGTGGAGTATCGCGGCTTCAAGACACCCGGGACGGGGCCGGCGGATACGGATGCGATCGAAGGGCGCGGGCTGGTTGGTGTTTTCGATTTTGGTGAACTGGCTGCGCCGCTGGTGGTGAAGGTCGCGCTGTCGACGGTGAGTGAAGACGGCGCTATCGGGAATCTGACTACCGAGGTCCCGGGCTTCGACTTTGAGGCGGCGCGGTCAGCGGCGCAGGCGAAGTGGGAGGCGGCGCTGGATGCCGTGGAGGTGACGGCTCCGGCAGACACGCTGAAGAACTTCTATACGGCGCTGTATCACACGCTGATGGCCCCGAGCGTGGCGATGGATGTGGATGGCAGCTATCGCGGCCCGGACAACCAGGTGCACAAGGCGAGCGGGTTCACGTTCGTCTCGACGTTCTCGTTGTGGGATACGTACCGGGCCGAGCAGCCGCTGATGACGCTGATCCAGCCGGACAAACGGACCAATGACGTGGTGCGGTCGCTGATCGCGTCGCAGCAGCGGAGTCCGTATGGGATCCTTCCGATCTGGCAGTTCCAGGGCATTGAGACGTGGTGCATGATCGGCTATCACGCGCTGCCTGTGATCGCCGATGCGTACATGAAGGGGATCCGGGGCTACGATGCCGATGCGGCGTTGAAGGCGATGGTGGCCAGCGCCACCTATGGACCGTTCGGACATCTGGCGGATTACATGAAGCTCGGCTACGTGCCGACGGACAAGGATCCGGAAGGCGCCTCGCAGACTATGGAGTACGCGTTTGACGATTGGACGCTGGCTCGGATGGCCAAGGCGATGGGTCGCGCGGATGTGGCGGCGACGTTCGAGAAACGGGCGGGCTCCTGGCGGAATATCTTCGACCCGAAGGTGGGGTTCGTCCGGCCGAAAAAAGTAGACGGGACGTTCGCTGAACCGTTCGACCCGGCGCTGGCAGGCAAGGACAGCGGATTCACGGAAGGCAACGCCTGGCAGTATTCGTGGTATCAGCCGCAGGACGAAGCGGGCCTGATTCAGTTGCTGGGCGGCGATGACAAGCTGGTGGCCAAGCTCGATGCGATGTTCGACGCCAAGGTGGATCCCAAGCAGTATGCCCACGTGGAAGACATCTCCGGGCTAATCGGGCAGTACATTCACGGGAATGAGCCGAGCCACCACCTGGCGTACCTGTATAACTACGCGGGCCAGCCGTGGCGGACGCAGGAGCGGTTGAAGCAGATTGTCGAGAGCCAGTATAAGCCATCGCCAGAGGGTCTGGTGGGCAATGACGATCTGGGGCAGATGTCAGCGTGGCTGGTGTTCACGTCGCTGGGTTTCTACCCGGTGGCTCCGGGCTCGAATGAGTACATTCTGGGTCGGCCTTTCGTGGAGCAGGCGACGCTGCGGCTGCCGAACGGGAAGCTGTTCCGGGTGACGGCCGAGGCGCTTAGCGATACCAACCGGTATGCCGGGCATGTGCTGCTGAATGGGAAGCCGCTGCCGCGGGCTTATCTCCGGCATGAAGAGATTCTGGCCGGCGGCGAGTTGAAGTTCGTGATGAGCGCCCAGCCCAACAAGACTTGGGCTACGGGGCCGAACGAGCGTCCGTTCTCGATGTCGACGCAGGGGCGTTGA
- a CDS encoding Gfo/Idh/MocA family oxidoreductase, with the protein MNQSEIWSRRKFLGTSSAAWMTAAGAQRVLGANDKVRIAVCGVRKRGWDHVRQFAKLPNVEVAAICEVDENVLNGRLKDMEKLGLPKPKTYFDVRKLLEDKSIDAVSVATPTSWHALIGIWACQAGKDAYVEKPCSHNWWEGKQLVAAAKKYNRIVQHGTQGRSRKSGMEAMTKLHEGLIGDIYMARGLCYKRRDTIGKAPAEPTPAGVHYDLWTGPAPLRPFTRNHFHYNWHWFWDYGNGDLGNQGIHQVDMARHGMQLKFPNKITAMGGHFVFDDDQETPNTLSCAFQYDLPGGKRKMIEFEVRHWITNREAEIGTDFMYSKGQGPNTIGTIFYGANGYLAVGDEDTLNGYRSYIGKDMIPGPTNHEGGDHFANFIDVVRSRKQEDLHAPIEEGHISCTLVHLANASYRLGRTLNFDPATEKVIGDDAANRLLRDADRGYRAPFIIPDKV; encoded by the coding sequence ATGAATCAATCAGAAATATGGAGCCGGCGGAAGTTCCTCGGCACCTCATCGGCAGCCTGGATGACGGCCGCCGGCGCGCAGCGTGTCCTCGGCGCCAACGACAAGGTTCGCATCGCCGTCTGCGGCGTAAGGAAGCGCGGCTGGGATCACGTCCGGCAGTTCGCGAAACTGCCCAACGTCGAAGTGGCCGCCATCTGCGAGGTCGACGAGAACGTGCTGAACGGCCGCCTCAAGGACATGGAGAAACTGGGTCTGCCCAAGCCAAAGACCTATTTCGACGTGCGCAAGCTGCTGGAGGACAAGTCGATCGACGCCGTCTCGGTCGCCACGCCCACCAGTTGGCACGCGCTGATCGGCATCTGGGCCTGCCAGGCCGGCAAGGACGCCTATGTCGAGAAGCCCTGCTCCCACAACTGGTGGGAAGGCAAGCAACTCGTCGCCGCGGCGAAGAAGTACAACCGCATTGTGCAGCACGGCACACAGGGGCGCTCCCGCAAGTCGGGCATGGAGGCCATGACAAAGCTCCACGAGGGGCTCATCGGAGACATCTACATGGCGCGCGGCCTCTGTTACAAGCGCCGCGACACCATTGGCAAAGCCCCGGCCGAGCCCACGCCTGCCGGCGTCCACTACGATCTATGGACCGGACCCGCGCCGCTGCGCCCGTTCACCAGGAATCATTTCCACTACAACTGGCACTGGTTCTGGGACTACGGCAACGGCGACCTCGGCAACCAGGGCATCCACCAGGTCGACATGGCGCGCCACGGCATGCAGCTCAAGTTCCCGAACAAGATCACGGCCATGGGCGGGCACTTCGTGTTCGACGACGACCAGGAGACCCCCAACACGTTGTCGTGCGCTTTCCAGTACGATCTGCCGGGCGGCAAGCGCAAGATGATCGAGTTTGAGGTCCGTCATTGGATCACCAACCGCGAAGCCGAGATCGGCACTGACTTCATGTACAGCAAGGGGCAGGGTCCCAACACGATCGGAACGATCTTCTACGGTGCGAACGGCTATCTCGCCGTCGGCGACGAGGACACGCTGAACGGCTACCGCTCCTACATCGGCAAGGACATGATCCCGGGCCCGACCAACCACGAGGGCGGCGATCACTTTGCCAACTTCATCGATGTCGTCCGCAGCCGCAAGCAGGAGGACCTGCACGCGCCCATCGAGGAGGGCCACATCTCGTGCACACTGGTCCACCTCGCCAACGCGTCTTACCGCCTGGGCCGCACCTTGAACTTCGATCCCGCAACGGAGAAGGTGATCGGCGACGATGCCGCCAATCGCCTGTTGCGCGACGCCGACCGCGGCTACCGCGCTCCGTTCATCATCCCGGACAAAGTCTGA
- a CDS encoding sialidase family protein, whose amino-acid sequence MRGYTGACFALLMLLPFAEGKPQPLHEEFTVFRAGDQGYHTFRIPALAVSNRGTLLAFAEGRKNSRSDSGDIDTVLTRSLDNGKTWLPLQVVGDRGIDTIGNPTTVIERRSGAIFLLLSGNPGHGSEDQILAGSGPGSRTVWVTRSMDDGATWSPLKEITASVKPKNWAWYATGPGNGIQLKDGRLVIPCDHTVLGSRTMYSHVIYSDDRGASWQLGGTTEGDSDESAVIERSDGSLLLNIRSDHNKAGQAKKRRGIAISSDRGLTWSPLHWDQTLVEPVCQASILRLRTRRRAVLFSNPADEVKRMRMTVRASFDDAATWTASRVLWEGPAAYSSLAELRDGTFVCFYERGLKNFRETMTLARFNLAWITAGPSRSDEL is encoded by the coding sequence ATGCGCGGATACACTGGTGCGTGCTTCGCCCTTCTGATGTTGCTGCCTTTCGCCGAGGGAAAACCGCAGCCTCTGCACGAAGAATTCACGGTGTTCCGCGCAGGGGATCAGGGCTACCATACCTTCCGCATTCCGGCACTTGCAGTTTCCAATCGAGGCACCCTGCTCGCCTTCGCGGAAGGCCGGAAGAACTCGCGCTCAGATAGCGGCGACATCGACACTGTGTTGACCCGCAGCCTGGACAACGGGAAGACATGGCTTCCGTTGCAGGTGGTGGGCGACCGCGGTATCGACACCATCGGCAATCCCACCACCGTAATCGAACGCCGGTCCGGCGCGATCTTCCTGCTGCTCTCCGGCAACCCCGGGCACGGTAGCGAGGATCAAATCCTGGCCGGCTCCGGCCCAGGCAGCCGCACCGTTTGGGTCACCCGCAGCATGGATGACGGAGCCACCTGGTCGCCGTTGAAGGAAATCACCGCCTCCGTCAAACCGAAGAACTGGGCCTGGTACGCCACCGGCCCGGGCAACGGTATCCAGTTGAAGGACGGCCGGCTGGTGATCCCCTGCGACCACACAGTGCTCGGCTCGCGGACGATGTACTCGCACGTCATCTACAGCGACGACCGCGGGGCGAGTTGGCAACTGGGAGGCACGACCGAAGGCGATTCCGATGAATCCGCCGTCATCGAACGCAGCGACGGCAGCCTGCTGCTGAACATTCGCAGCGACCACAACAAAGCGGGCCAAGCCAAAAAGCGCCGGGGCATCGCAATCAGCAGCGACCGCGGCCTCACCTGGTCGCCCTTGCATTGGGATCAGACGCTGGTCGAGCCGGTCTGCCAGGCCAGCATCCTCCGGCTCCGCACACGGCGCCGTGCCGTCCTGTTCTCCAATCCGGCCGATGAGGTGAAACGTATGCGAATGACGGTCCGCGCCAGTTTCGACGATGCCGCCACCTGGACCGCGTCCCGCGTCCTGTGGGAGGGGCCAGCCGCCTACTCATCCCTGGCAGAACTACGTGACGGCACGTTTGTCTGCTTCTACGAACGCGGTCTGAAGAACTTCCGGGAGACGATGACCCTGGCCCGCTTCAACCTGGCGTGGATCACGGCGGGACCGAGCCGTTCGGACGAGCTTTGA